In Oncorhynchus kisutch isolate 150728-3 linkage group LG5, Okis_V2, whole genome shotgun sequence, a genomic segment contains:
- the LOC109891514 gene encoding transcription factor HES-5-like, with amino-acid sequence MVPTITSTMIYPKEHLSLTNKIRKPVVEKLRRDRINNSIEQLKSLLVPEILNQQPDSKLDKADILEMTVCFLRQQQQNQPVSSSTCSAPVNQGYSGCVQEIVHFLSKCEQKSQSQRRLLRHFQSLQPSSDENKRKIDRPQLSSPAQHSISKDKSPVNIAPWRPW; translated from the exons ATGGTACCTACAATCACTTCAACTATGATCTACCCTAAGGAGCACCTGAGTCTGACAAACAAG ATAAGAAAGCCAGTGGTGGAGAAGTTACGCAGAGATCGTATCAACAACAGCATTGAGCAACTCAAGTCTCTCCTGGTTCCAGAGATCCTCAACCAGCAGCCCGACTCTAAGCTGGACAAAGCCGACATCCTAGAGATGACAGTTTGCTTCCTGAGACAACAGCAACAGAACCAGCCAGTGAGCTCCTCCACCTGCTCAGCACCTGTCAATCAGGGTTACTCCGGGTGTGTCCAAGAGATTGTTCACTTCCTTTCTAAATGTGAGCAGAAGTCACAGTCCCAGAGAAGACTGCTGCGACACTTCCAGAGCCTGCAGCCATCCTCTGATGAGAACAAGAGGAAGATTGACCGTCCTCAGCTGAGCTCCCCAGCCCAGCACAGCATCAGCAAAGACAAGAGTCCAGTCAACATCGCCCCCTGGAGGCCCTGGTAG
- the LOC109890166 gene encoding transcription factor HES-5-like: MVPTITSTMIYSKEHLTLTNKLRKPVVEKLRRDRINNSIEQLKSLLVPEILNQQSDSKLDKADIVEMTVCFLRRQQQNQPVSSSSCSAPVNQGYSRCVQEIVHFLSKDDQKSQSQRRLLRHFQSLQPSSDENRREIDGPQLSSPAQHSISKEKSPVNIAPWRPW; the protein is encoded by the exons ATGGTACCTACAATCACTTCAACTATGATCTACTCTAAGGAGCACCTGACTCTGACAAACAAG CTAAGAAAGCCAGTGGTGGAGAAGTTACGCAGAGATCGTATCAACAACAGCATTGAGCAGCTCAAATCTCTCCTGGTTCCAGAGATCCTCAACCAGCAGTCCGACTCTAAGCTGGACAAAGCTGACATCGTGGAGATGACAGTTTGCTTCCTGAGACGACAGCAACAGAACCAGCCAGTGAGCTCCTCCTCCTGCTCAGCACCTGTCAATCAGGGTTACTCCAGGTGTGTCCAAGAGATTGTTCACTTCCTTTCTAAAGATGATCAGAAGTCACAGTCCCAGAGAAGACTGCTGCGACACTTCCAGAGCCTGCAGCCATCCTCTgatgagaacaggagggagattgACGGTCCTCAGCTGAGCTCCCCAGCCCAGCACAGCATCAGCAAAGAGAAGAGTCCAGTCAACATCGCCCCCTGGAGGCCCTGGTAG
- the LOC109890165 gene encoding transcription factor HES-5-like, producing the protein MKPVEIRFSLHRPLQHRDPAMVPTITSTMIYPKEHLSLTNKLRKPVVEKLRRDRINNSIEQLKSLLVPEILNQQSDSKLDKADILEMTVCFLRRQQ; encoded by the exons ATGAAGCCAGTAGAGATCAGATTCTCTCTACACAGACCTCTACAGCACAGAGATCCAGCCATGGTACCTACAATCACTTCAACTATGATCTACCCTAAGGAGCACCTGAGTCTGACAAACAAG CTAAGAAAGCCAGTGGTGGAGAAGTTACGCAGAGATCGTATCAACAACAGCATTGAGCAGCTCAAGTCTCTCCTGGTTCCAGAGATCCTCAACCAGCAGTCGGACTCCAAGCTGGACAAAGCCGACATCCTAGAGATGACAGTTTGCTTCCTGAGACGACAGCAATAG